The sequence GCACCGTGCCTTCGGATTTGAAGCCGAAGTCGACGATGACCGAGTCGTGCGTGATGTCGATGACCTTGCCTTTGACGATCTCGCCTTCCATGATGAGCTCGCTCTTGCCCACGTAGCTCTTCTCGAGAAGGGAGGCGAAATCCTCTTCGGCCGTTCCGACTCCTGAGGTCGGGGTTTTGGTTCTGGGTTCAGTGTCCATACGGTTGGGTTATTCCTCCAAGAAAATGAATTTCTGCGTCGCCGCAGGGGGTCGGAATTAGTCGGATCGCCCTGGATTGTCAAAGGAAAACTACTGAGTTTCCGATATTTTAGCCCCTACTTTCCTCATCAGGGCCGTGAAGTTCGGAAAGGACGTGGCGACGCAGTCCGTTTCCCGGATTCGCGTCGTTCCGGGCGCGATCGAACCCAGAACGGCGAGTGACATCGCGATGCGGTGGTCCCCGTAGCTGTTGCCTTCCGCCGCCTTGAGGGTCCCTCGCGAGCCCGTCACCTCCAGGCCGTCCTTGCGCTCCTTCACGGAAACGCCGAAGCGGGGAAGCTCCGCCGCGAGGGCCGCGATGCGATCGGTTTCCTTGACGCGCAGCTCCCCGGCGTCACGGATGACGGTCCTTCCCTCCGCCGCGGCTGCGGCAACGGACAGGATGGGGATTTCATCGATGAGACGGGGGATGAGGCCGCCTCCGATCGTCACCGCTTTCAGCCGCGAAGGCCTCGCCTCCAGGTCCCCCACCGTCTCCCCGCAGACGGTCTTCTTGCGGAGGACGCGGATCCGGCCCCCCATTTTTTTAAGAATCTCCAGGGCCCCGACCCGGGTCGGGTTCAAGCCGATATTCCGCACGACCAGGCGCCCCTTCCCCGCACCGATCAGCCCCAGCACGAGAAAGAACGCGGCGGAGGAAAAGTCCCCCGGTACAAAGACCTGCTGGGCCTTCAGCCTCTCCACCGGCTCGACCGTAACGGTCAGCCCCTTCACCTTCACCCGCGCCCCGAAGGCCTTGAGCATCCTCTCCGTGTGGTCGCGGCTTTTCAAGGGTTCCGTCACGGACACCTTCCTGCCCGCCATCAAGCCCGCGAGCAGAAGCGCGCTCTTCACCTGGGCGGAGGCCATCGGGATCTTGAACGCCCCCCCCCGAATTCCGCCCCCGCGGACCTCGATCAGCCGGATATTTTCCCCCAAGGTCGAACGGGTCTCCGTCATTTCGAAGATCGTCGCGCCCATGGACCTCAGGGGGTCGATCACGCGGCCCATCGGACGGGCGTTCAAGGAGGCGTCGCCGG comes from bacterium and encodes:
- the aroA gene encoding 3-phosphoshikimate 1-carboxyvinyltransferase; translated protein: MSDYVVRPSASFRGRIDLPGDKSISHRSVLFGAIAHGTTRVHNLLEGEDVLATVASFRNMGIVIRKKGRVWEIAGKGLGGLRSPEAILDCGNSGTTMRLMLGLLAGSGVTATLTGDASLNARPMGRVIDPLRSMGATIFEMTETRSTLGENIRLIEVRGGGIRGGAFKIPMASAQVKSALLLAGLMAGRKVSVTEPLKSRDHTERMLKAFGARVKVKGLTVTVEPVERLKAQQVFVPGDFSSAAFFLVLGLIGAGKGRLVVRNIGLNPTRVGALEILKKMGGRIRVLRKKTVCGETVGDLEARPSRLKAVTIGGGLIPRLIDEIPILSVAAAAAEGRTVIRDAGELRVKETDRIAALAAELPRFGVSVKERKDGLEVTGSRGTLKAAEGNSYGDHRIAMSLAVLGSIAPGTTRIRETDCVATSFPNFTALMRKVGAKISETQ